One part of the Deinococcus humi genome encodes these proteins:
- a CDS encoding alpha/beta hydrolase has product MKTRSIVPWIVALGAAGGWLYSRRAASYARLHPELRHPLLRLRHPAFTRMLVSVMRRVTRAVPDPTDVEFERRDIAGPAGSPAVPVLLYRPLDGQRNTAALLYIHGGGFISGSAQDYHQQCARFANELGLLVVNVEYRLALEAPFPAPLEDCYAALKWMSDHAARLGLDPERIALAGDSAGAGLAAGLAQLAHDRGEVKPAFQLLLYPMLDDRTVLREQHGGRGEFVWTPGSNRLGWTTYLGHPPVPEQAPEYAAPARRTDLRGLAPAWIGVGTLDLFYLEDRTYAQRLTQADVPCEFFEVEGGYHASELFMPGASVSGVFLDRSRQALRRGLRLEHQNGGPSS; this is encoded by the coding sequence ATGAAGACCAGAAGCATCGTCCCGTGGATCGTGGCGCTCGGCGCGGCGGGTGGATGGCTGTATTCCCGCCGCGCCGCGTCGTATGCGCGGCTTCATCCCGAGCTGCGCCATCCCCTCTTGCGGCTGCGTCATCCCGCGTTCACGCGAATGCTCGTTTCGGTCATGCGCCGCGTGACGCGCGCCGTGCCAGACCCGACAGACGTGGAGTTTGAGCGGCGCGACATCGCGGGGCCCGCGGGCTCACCAGCTGTCCCGGTGCTGCTGTACCGGCCGCTCGATGGGCAGCGGAACACGGCGGCGCTGCTGTACATCCACGGTGGTGGGTTTATCTCAGGTTCGGCCCAGGACTACCACCAGCAATGCGCGCGCTTCGCGAACGAGCTCGGACTGCTGGTCGTGAACGTGGAATACCGTTTGGCCCTGGAAGCGCCGTTCCCCGCACCGTTGGAGGATTGCTACGCCGCGCTGAAGTGGATGAGCGACCATGCCGCCAGGCTGGGCCTCGACCCTGAACGCATCGCCCTGGCAGGGGACAGCGCCGGCGCCGGGCTGGCTGCGGGTCTGGCGCAACTTGCGCACGACCGCGGCGAGGTGAAGCCTGCCTTTCAGCTGCTGCTGTATCCAATGCTGGACGACCGCACGGTCCTCCGTGAACAGCACGGCGGCCGGGGAGAGTTCGTGTGGACCCCCGGGTCCAACCGGCTGGGGTGGACCACCTACCTCGGCCATCCGCCGGTCCCGGAGCAGGCGCCGGAGTATGCGGCGCCTGCCCGGCGGACGGACCTGCGGGGGCTCGCGCCGGCGTGGATCGGCGTTGGGACGCTAGACCTGTTTTACCTCGAGGACAGGACGTACGCGCAGCGCCTGACGCAGGCGGACGTGCCATGCGAGTTCTTTGAAGTGGAGGGCGGATACCACGCGAGCGAGCTGTTCATGCCCGGCGCCTCGGTGTCGGGGGTTTTCCTAGACCGGAGCAGACAGGCCTTGCGGCGAGGACTGCGTCTGGAGCATCAGAACGGCGGGCCTTCGTCCTGA
- a CDS encoding ABC transporter substrate-binding protein yields the protein MSTPLSRLVLLTAAVTFAVSSGPANAQGYTGPKVNLTFLHGFTGPDRPVMEGLIKKYNDSHPNVQVRAQAQPWGTTWQQLPALVASGKAPDVVVINEDQITGFVARGAVSPLTPAELKGAGIDKSKFFGPLFATADYKDQAYGVPISSVAYVMFYNKDLMKKAGLDPNKPPRTRDELLKASLACTVDKSGKKAGQTGFDPKNLDTWGISLYNNWVGARAAYAAILQNGGQMVNKDQNAAFNSPQAISAVQFLVDLVQKQHVARPNSTEEAELAAFSQGKVCFFPSGQWYLDRFESQKMNFGVTFMPRVGGTVKDAAWGGSSHLTLPKQPSSYDANKRKAALDFMAWLSQPAQNLTWTSTGSLPTQAAVAKNATFEKAPISGIFDRLDSVYATSGYPWVGQVMAPFDQAWEAAYLGKKTVSQALNDGVKESNKQIEQARKNFQ from the coding sequence ATGAGCACACCACTGTCCCGTCTGGTCCTGCTGACCGCCGCCGTCACCTTCGCCGTCTCCTCTGGTCCGGCCAACGCCCAGGGCTACACCGGTCCCAAGGTCAACCTGACCTTCTTGCACGGGTTTACCGGTCCGGACCGGCCCGTGATGGAAGGGCTGATCAAGAAGTACAACGACAGCCACCCCAACGTTCAGGTGCGGGCCCAGGCCCAGCCATGGGGCACCACTTGGCAGCAGCTCCCGGCCCTGGTTGCCTCGGGCAAGGCCCCCGACGTGGTGGTAATCAATGAGGACCAGATCACTGGTTTCGTGGCGCGCGGCGCAGTCTCGCCACTGACCCCTGCCGAGCTGAAGGGGGCGGGCATCGACAAGTCCAAGTTCTTCGGGCCGCTGTTCGCCACGGCGGATTACAAGGATCAGGCGTACGGGGTGCCGATTTCCAGCGTCGCCTACGTGATGTTCTACAACAAAGACCTGATGAAGAAGGCTGGGCTGGACCCCAACAAGCCGCCCCGCACGCGCGATGAGCTCCTGAAGGCGTCCCTGGCCTGCACGGTGGACAAGAGCGGCAAGAAGGCGGGCCAGACGGGCTTTGATCCCAAAAACCTGGACACCTGGGGAATCAGCCTGTACAACAACTGGGTGGGCGCCCGGGCCGCCTACGCGGCCATCCTTCAGAACGGTGGTCAGATGGTGAACAAGGACCAGAACGCGGCCTTCAACTCGCCGCAGGCCATCAGCGCCGTCCAGTTCCTGGTCGATCTGGTGCAGAAGCAGCATGTGGCGCGTCCCAACAGCACCGAGGAAGCCGAACTGGCCGCCTTCAGCCAGGGCAAGGTCTGCTTCTTCCCCAGCGGTCAGTGGTACCTGGACCGTTTCGAGAGCCAGAAGATGAACTTTGGCGTGACCTTCATGCCACGCGTGGGCGGAACGGTCAAGGACGCGGCCTGGGGCGGATCCAGCCACCTGACCCTGCCCAAACAGCCTTCCAGCTACGACGCCAATAAACGCAAGGCTGCGTTGGACTTTATGGCTTGGCTGAGCCAGCCCGCGCAGAACCTGACCTGGACCAGCACCGGCAGCCTCCCCACCCAGGCCGCCGTCGCCAAGAATGCCACTTTCGAAAAGGCACCCATCAGCGGCATCTTTGACCGCCTGGACAGCGTGTACGCCACCAGCGGCTACCCGTGGGTGGGTCAGGTGATGGCACCATTCGATCAGGCATGGGAAGCCGCTTACCTGGGCAAGAAGACCGTCTCGCAGGCCCTGAACGACGGCGTGAAGGAGTCCAACAAGCAGATCGAGCAGGCCCGCAAGAACTTCCAGTAA
- a CDS encoding GNAT family N-acetyltransferase, with amino-acid sequence MNLKSLGYRTDLIFARFRGRVTELEEAVAVVNPRSPAHYFGNLLIFHRPPQPGDLAHWEALFAQHVGQPPATPHRLFGWDVPVTQAPQLDEFLEAGYQLEENIVMAAPQLHAPPRPNSNAQYRPLADVDEEWVQALDNQVASREDGHDEERYRRFKETQLQGLREMCRAGQGFWYGAFLDGRLVADLGVFSDGGELLRYQSVGTDPAHRRQGLCASLTFFAGEHARQHFGARKLVIVADDHASAKRVYASVGFETVERQQLLLSSRT; translated from the coding sequence ATGAACCTGAAGTCTCTGGGATACCGCACAGACCTGATTTTCGCGCGCTTCCGTGGCCGAGTGACTGAGCTGGAAGAGGCCGTCGCTGTCGTGAATCCCCGCAGCCCCGCGCATTATTTCGGCAATCTGCTTATCTTTCACAGGCCACCGCAGCCCGGCGACCTGGCCCATTGGGAGGCGCTGTTCGCGCAGCACGTCGGCCAGCCGCCAGCGACTCCGCATCGCCTGTTCGGTTGGGACGTTCCGGTGACCCAGGCACCTCAGCTGGACGAGTTCCTTGAGGCTGGCTATCAACTGGAAGAGAACATCGTCATGGCGGCGCCACAGCTGCATGCCCCGCCGCGCCCCAACAGCAACGCACAGTACCGGCCGCTGGCAGATGTGGACGAGGAATGGGTGCAGGCCCTGGACAATCAGGTCGCCAGCCGGGAAGACGGACACGACGAGGAACGTTACCGCCGCTTCAAGGAAACGCAACTGCAGGGCCTGCGTGAAATGTGCCGTGCGGGCCAGGGCTTCTGGTACGGCGCTTTTCTGGACGGCCGGCTGGTGGCGGACCTGGGGGTGTTTTCCGATGGCGGTGAACTGCTCCGTTATCAGAGTGTCGGCACCGATCCGGCCCACCGCAGGCAGGGGCTGTGTGCATCGCTGACGTTCTTCGCCGGTGAGCATGCCCGCCAGCACTTCGGTGCCCGTAAGCTGGTAATCGTGGCCGACGACCATGCGAGTGCAAAACGTGTGTACGCATCTGTCGGTTTTGAGACTGTGGAACGTCAGCAACTGCTGCTTTCTAGCAGGACGTAA
- a CDS encoding MFS transporter, whose amino-acid sequence MFRLLSVPAFFPLWLGQVISQIGDRALGLALGFFVFKETGSVTATALLALSVYLPGLLFGSFAGVLTDRWDRRRVLIISQILQGAVMLLLLLATQPGWLWVAYAVTFAELTLSLVAMPAGAALLPSLVGEERLGRANATLSVGTTVARLLGPPLGGVLVASAGVRGVVIFDTLTFLGAALCFMRLPRVPVTQSVSDTAPDTLIGSWRALATEWRAGLHVIRHNRVILGLLVVLGLTSLGGTLIDSAYMPFVQGVLHADAAQVGLLSTVMGASTLLGGVIASWAVGRLPLARLAAGGTLLVGALMLLMYTQTSLTVMFAVTAVLGVPMVVSNVATSTLVQLATPDAYRGRVYGALGTTTALAGVIATGGAALIGAQIGPVRLLTVAGGLTLLGAVAATVLLRPPSAPVGDRHAVGTPGEDATT is encoded by the coding sequence ATGTTCCGGTTGCTGAGCGTTCCCGCCTTCTTTCCCCTGTGGCTCGGACAGGTGATCTCGCAGATCGGCGACCGGGCACTGGGCCTGGCGCTGGGGTTCTTCGTGTTCAAGGAAACCGGTTCCGTGACCGCCACGGCGCTGCTGGCGTTGTCGGTGTACCTGCCGGGCCTGCTGTTCGGTTCCTTCGCCGGGGTCCTGACGGACCGCTGGGATCGCCGACGCGTCCTGATCATCAGCCAGATCCTGCAGGGAGCCGTGATGTTGCTCTTGCTGCTGGCCACCCAACCAGGGTGGCTGTGGGTCGCGTACGCCGTGACCTTCGCCGAATTGACCCTGAGCCTGGTCGCCATGCCCGCCGGCGCGGCGCTGCTGCCCTCTCTGGTCGGCGAGGAGCGGCTGGGCCGCGCGAACGCCACCCTGTCGGTCGGCACCACGGTGGCCCGCCTGCTGGGGCCGCCACTGGGGGGCGTGCTGGTGGCCTCGGCGGGAGTGCGCGGCGTGGTGATCTTCGACACCCTGACCTTCCTGGGCGCGGCGCTGTGCTTCATGCGGCTGCCCCGGGTTCCTGTGACACAGTCTGTGTCAGACACGGCTCCGGACACGCTCATCGGTTCGTGGCGAGCACTGGCCACCGAGTGGCGTGCGGGGCTGCACGTGATCCGGCACAACCGCGTCATCCTGGGCCTGCTCGTGGTGCTGGGCCTGACCAGTCTGGGCGGCACCCTGATCGATTCCGCCTATATGCCCTTCGTGCAGGGTGTACTGCACGCAGACGCTGCCCAGGTGGGCCTGCTGAGCACCGTCATGGGGGCCAGCACCCTGCTGGGTGGTGTGATCGCCAGCTGGGCCGTCGGGCGGCTGCCCCTGGCGCGGCTGGCGGCTGGCGGCACCCTGCTGGTGGGCGCGCTGATGCTGCTGATGTATACGCAGACCTCCCTGACAGTCATGTTCGCCGTCACGGCCGTGCTGGGCGTGCCGATGGTGGTCTCAAACGTGGCCACCTCGACGCTGGTGCAACTGGCCACGCCAGACGCGTACCGGGGCCGGGTGTACGGGGCGCTGGGCACCACCACCGCGCTCGCCGGCGTCATCGCCACCGGCGGAGCGGCCCTGATCGGCGCTCAGATCGGCCCGGTACGCCTTCTGACCGTAGCCGGCGGCCTCACCCTGCTGGGCGCTGTGGCGGCCACGGTGTTGCTGCGGCCCCCCAGCGCTCCAGTTGGGGATCGGCACGCCGTGGGCACGCCAGGCGAGGACGCGACCACATGA
- a CDS encoding glycoside hydrolase family 43 protein has translation MSRFPLLLGLGLTGALLSSSTLAGGSGPATARPAPAPTATFRNPVLDENFPDPGLLRVGNVYHAYSTNSSNANVPHAVSRDLVHWEAAGDAMPVLPEWTRGGRTWAPEVTQIGKTFALYFTAQDDASGRQCIGVATAASPAGPFRDTSGKPLVCQLAEGGSIDASPFKDADGKRYLLWKNDGNCCNQATNLYLQPLSPDGLKLTGKASTLIQNFQLWEGNVIEAPTLYRAGGVYYLLYSAGPYDSDLYAVGYATATRVTGPYKKAPENPILVSKGEVAGPGHQTVVTDGAGRTWLAYHAWTAGRTSDAVGGYRSLRLDPVTFSGGRVQVAGPTLAPQRAPTP, from the coding sequence ATGTCGCGTTTTCCACTGCTGCTGGGCCTGGGCCTGACCGGCGCTCTGCTCTCCAGTTCCACGCTGGCGGGCGGGAGCGGCCCGGCGACGGCCCGCCCCGCGCCGGCCCCCACCGCCACCTTCCGAAATCCAGTCCTCGACGAGAACTTCCCCGATCCAGGCCTGTTGCGCGTCGGCAATGTCTACCACGCCTATTCCACCAACAGCTCGAATGCCAACGTGCCGCACGCGGTCAGCCGGGATCTGGTGCACTGGGAGGCCGCCGGCGACGCTATGCCGGTGCTGCCCGAGTGGACCAGGGGCGGACGGACCTGGGCCCCCGAAGTCACTCAGATCGGCAAGACCTTTGCGCTGTACTTCACTGCCCAGGACGACGCCAGCGGCCGCCAGTGCATCGGCGTGGCGACGGCGGCCTCGCCGGCGGGACCGTTCAGGGACACCTCCGGCAAGCCGCTGGTCTGCCAGCTTGCTGAGGGCGGCAGCATCGACGCCAGCCCTTTCAAGGATGCGGACGGCAAACGCTACCTGCTGTGGAAGAACGACGGCAACTGCTGCAACCAGGCCACGAACCTCTACCTTCAGCCGCTCAGTCCAGACGGCCTGAAGCTGACTGGAAAGGCCAGCACCCTGATCCAGAACTTCCAGCTGTGGGAGGGCAACGTCATTGAAGCCCCCACCCTGTACCGCGCAGGCGGCGTGTATTACCTGCTGTACTCCGCCGGGCCATACGACAGTGACCTGTACGCGGTAGGTTACGCGACGGCAACGCGCGTGACCGGGCCATACAAGAAGGCTCCGGAAAATCCAATCCTGGTCAGCAAGGGCGAGGTGGCCGGGCCCGGCCACCAGACAGTGGTGACCGACGGCGCGGGCCGCACGTGGCTGGCTTACCACGCCTGGACTGCGGGCCGCACCTCGGACGCGGTGGGCGGATACCGCAGCCTGCGGCTGGACCCGGTGACCTTCTCCGGCGGCCGGGTCCAGGTGGCTGGGCCTACCCTTGCGCCGCAGCGGGCACCCACCCCATGA
- a CDS encoding carbohydrate ABC transporter permease — translation MTITQAPARTTTAPAPTPRRRVPLEPYLYLLPHAVLFFLFTVYPIGYGLYISLHRWDLLNPVKTFVGSEFYRNLFTPGTPQADFFWKTLWNTTFFTIVSVPLLLIAALGLALLLHRPIFGRTFFRAVFFMPGILTVSVMGILWRWMFDNQIGLVNAARMVLASAPPIPWLSTEGLAWVPIVVGTVWWTVGFNMTLYLAALGNVPVSLYEAASLDGATPWQSLRFITIPLLAPVTLFVFVTTALASFQLFGQSLLITNGGPSRSTQSVIQYITEEGFTNAQYSSAAAMGFAFGLIMLIFTAAQFGLMARDVKGDEG, via the coding sequence ATGACCATCACCCAGGCGCCCGCCCGGACCACCACGGCCCCCGCTCCCACTCCGCGCCGCCGCGTCCCGCTGGAACCGTACCTGTACCTGCTGCCCCACGCGGTGCTGTTCTTCCTGTTCACTGTGTATCCCATCGGTTACGGGCTGTACATCAGCCTGCACCGCTGGGATCTGCTCAATCCGGTCAAAACGTTCGTGGGATCCGAGTTCTACCGCAACCTGTTCACACCGGGCACGCCACAGGCCGACTTCTTCTGGAAGACCTTGTGGAACACCACCTTCTTCACCATCGTGAGCGTGCCGCTGTTGCTGATCGCCGCGCTGGGGCTGGCGCTGCTGCTGCACCGGCCCATCTTCGGGCGTACCTTCTTCCGGGCTGTGTTCTTCATGCCGGGCATCCTGACTGTCTCGGTGATGGGTATTTTGTGGCGCTGGATGTTCGACAACCAGATCGGGCTGGTCAATGCTGCACGCATGGTGCTGGCGAGTGCCCCGCCGATTCCCTGGCTGTCCACCGAGGGGTTGGCCTGGGTGCCCATCGTGGTCGGAACGGTGTGGTGGACCGTGGGCTTCAACATGACGCTGTACTTAGCAGCGCTGGGCAACGTGCCCGTCAGCCTGTATGAGGCCGCCTCCCTGGATGGGGCCACACCGTGGCAGAGCCTGCGGTTCATTACCATACCTCTGCTGGCCCCGGTCACGCTGTTCGTGTTCGTCACCACGGCACTGGCGTCGTTTCAACTGTTCGGACAATCGCTGCTGATCACCAACGGCGGACCGAGCCGCTCGACACAGAGCGTGATCCAGTACATCACCGAGGAAGGCTTCACCAACGCGCAGTATTCCAGCGCCGCGGCCATGGGCTTCGCTTTCGGGCTGATCATGCTCATCTTCACGGCCGCGCAGTTCGGCCTGATGGCGCGTGACGTGAAGGGGGACGAGGGATGA
- a CDS encoding glycoside hydrolase family 43 protein yields MSRPPPSPSLPSGPLYAGYFADPFVLLDGDTYYAYGTGLNGETGTRAFEVLSSPNLVDWTSHGGVLEPLQPERLDYWAPEVARNGDTFYLYYSVGHGDQGHHLRVATAAHPLGPFVDQGLNLTPDEPFAIDPHPFRAPDGTWWMFFARDDLGGERPGTVLAVAPLHDMTRLGESQTILRASSEWQRYQAGRSMYGEVYDWHTLEGAFVLFRNGQFHLLYSGGAWTNETYGVGHAVADHPLGPWTEPLEGANVLRTAGTLIGPGHASATTLEGQDVLIFHAWDAQHTRRQLHAAVLTWEEGRPWALKP; encoded by the coding sequence ATGAGCCGCCCTCCCCCCTCTCCCTCGCTGCCGTCCGGCCCCCTATATGCCGGTTATTTTGCCGATCCCTTCGTGCTGCTTGACGGCGACACGTATTACGCCTACGGCACTGGCCTGAACGGCGAGACAGGCACGCGGGCTTTCGAGGTACTGTCCTCGCCGAACCTGGTGGACTGGACCTCGCACGGCGGCGTCCTGGAGCCGCTGCAACCGGAGCGGCTGGATTACTGGGCCCCGGAGGTCGCGCGTAACGGCGATACCTTTTACCTGTACTACTCGGTTGGTCACGGTGATCAGGGACATCATCTGCGAGTGGCAACGGCGGCCCACCCGCTCGGTCCTTTCGTGGACCAGGGGCTGAATCTCACACCGGACGAGCCCTTCGCCATCGATCCCCACCCCTTCCGGGCCCCGGACGGAACGTGGTGGATGTTCTTCGCGCGTGATGATCTGGGCGGTGAGCGCCCCGGCACTGTGCTGGCCGTCGCTCCTCTGCACGACATGACCCGGCTGGGCGAATCGCAGACCATCCTGCGGGCCAGCAGCGAGTGGCAACGTTACCAGGCGGGACGGTCAATGTACGGTGAGGTGTACGACTGGCATACCCTGGAAGGTGCTTTCGTGCTCTTTCGCAACGGTCAATTTCACCTGCTGTACTCCGGTGGGGCGTGGACCAACGAAACCTACGGCGTCGGACACGCGGTAGCCGATCACCCACTCGGTCCCTGGACCGAACCGCTGGAGGGCGCGAATGTGCTGCGGACCGCCGGAACGCTGATCGGTCCTGGCCACGCCAGCGCCACCACCCTGGAGGGCCAGGACGTCCTGATCTTTCATGCCTGGGACGCTCAACACACCCGCCGGCAACTGCACGCTGCCGTCCTGACCTGGGAGGAGGGGCGGCCCTGGGCCTTGAAGCCCTGA
- a CDS encoding patatin-like phospholipase family protein, whose amino-acid sequence MTLERALVLGGGGVTGIAWGLGFLTGLLDEGLDLRNADLVVGTSAGSSVGAQITSGAPLEQLYARQLESSAERAADFDAAALGRTFAALMQEVGPDPTAIRRRIGQLALGASSVPEAERRAIIASRLPSPKWPAERLVIVAVDAETGEPRFFDRDAGVSLTDAVAASCAVPGVWPPMTIEGHRYMDGGVRSVTNADLAMGAQRVLVLSLLPPGPQSTLPREVAALEGAGSAVLVAEPDAASVEAIGPNVLDPARREETARAGRAQGRRQAAELSAFWTGSVNA is encoded by the coding sequence ATGACCCTTGAACGTGCGCTGGTACTGGGTGGCGGGGGCGTCACCGGCATTGCCTGGGGCCTGGGCTTCCTGACAGGTTTACTCGACGAGGGACTTGACCTGCGAAATGCCGATCTGGTGGTGGGCACCTCGGCAGGCTCCTCTGTCGGGGCGCAGATCACCAGCGGAGCACCTCTGGAACAGCTGTATGCCCGTCAGCTCGAATCCTCCGCGGAACGGGCCGCCGACTTCGACGCCGCCGCCCTGGGCCGCACCTTCGCGGCGCTGATGCAGGAGGTCGGCCCCGATCCCACAGCGATTCGCCGGCGCATCGGGCAACTGGCTCTGGGCGCCTCTAGCGTGCCTGAGGCCGAGCGCCGGGCCATCATCGCCTCACGGCTGCCGAGTCCCAAGTGGCCGGCGGAGCGTCTCGTGATCGTGGCGGTCGATGCGGAAACAGGCGAGCCGCGCTTTTTTGACCGGGACGCTGGCGTGTCCCTGACCGACGCGGTGGCCGCGAGCTGCGCGGTACCGGGGGTCTGGCCGCCCATGACCATCGAGGGTCACCGGTACATGGACGGCGGGGTCCGGTCGGTGACCAATGCGGACCTGGCCATGGGCGCACAGCGGGTCCTGGTCTTGTCCCTCCTGCCGCCTGGGCCCCAGTCCACACTGCCCCGTGAGGTGGCCGCCCTGGAAGGAGCGGGCTCGGCGGTCCTGGTGGCCGAACCGGACGCCGCATCCGTGGAGGCCATCGGGCCCAACGTGCTGGACCCAGCGCGGCGTGAGGAGACGGCCCGGGCGGGGCGGGCACAGGGCCGCCGCCAGGCAGCCGAGCTCTCGGCGTTCTGGACAGGGTCCGTGAACGCCTGA
- a CDS encoding helix-turn-helix transcriptional regulator: MTPSDSPSLGAWQRLDDPAAARVLADAYTRQFFEPFIWRERRVSDVAREVGVSTNAMLYRVRQFQRLGLLEVTRTEARAGRAVRHYRATSRQYFVPFTATDAASVQSLYEDSLDNARRSTLDKLTRAWSELGEDPRWFGLYTSGDEGGLHSHTLLPFPPDGGRVPGPGGLLDVLLEEAYPAIWDNTTTMTLRPADAKALQRELRDLHRRYRALASPDGQEHLLRLTLAPLTTA, translated from the coding sequence ATGACACCGTCCGATTCACCTAGCCTGGGAGCGTGGCAGCGGCTGGACGACCCGGCGGCGGCGCGCGTCCTGGCCGACGCATATACCCGGCAGTTCTTCGAACCGTTCATCTGGCGCGAACGCCGCGTGTCGGACGTGGCCCGCGAGGTCGGCGTCTCGACAAACGCCATGCTTTACCGCGTGCGGCAGTTCCAGCGTCTGGGCCTGTTGGAGGTCACACGCACAGAGGCCCGGGCCGGACGCGCTGTGCGGCATTACCGCGCGACCTCCCGGCAATACTTTGTGCCGTTCACAGCGACAGACGCCGCGTCCGTGCAGTCGCTCTACGAAGATTCTCTTGACAACGCGCGGCGCTCGACGCTGGACAAGCTGACCCGCGCCTGGAGCGAACTGGGTGAGGATCCGCGCTGGTTCGGGCTGTATACCTCCGGAGACGAGGGTGGACTGCACAGCCATACCCTGCTGCCCTTCCCGCCAGACGGCGGCCGCGTGCCGGGGCCGGGAGGCTTACTGGACGTGCTGCTGGAGGAAGCGTACCCGGCGATCTGGGACAACACGACGACCATGACCCTGCGTCCAGCTGACGCCAAGGCGCTCCAGCGGGAACTGCGTGACCTTCACCGCCGCTACCGCGCCCTGGCCAGCCCGGACGGTCAGGAGCACCTCCTACGGTTGACCCTGGCTCCCCTGACCACAGCGTGA
- a CDS encoding carbohydrate ABC transporter permease has product MTTTAPVRRVRRRRMPRDLPRFLLLCVLAIIFLAPVYWMISTSFKTEADAISLPVQWIPSRPTLDNYREVLTSPDGNILRWTGNSLYVALAFTVLHVALCALTAYPLARMRFPGRNAWFWFILSSLMIPGIVTLIPTYIMMLNFNWINSYHALIWPGLSGVFGVFLLRQFFMGIPRELEEAARLDGANSLQILWRIILPLSIPSLATLAVFAFMGSWNNFLWPLFTVTDVDKMTLPVGITTFSQRYVTEYGKLMAATTLAAVPALIAYLLAQRFLESGLSTTGLKE; this is encoded by the coding sequence ATGACCACGACTGCCCCCGTCCGCCGTGTGCGCCGTCGCCGGATGCCGCGCGATCTCCCACGCTTTCTGCTGCTGTGCGTGCTGGCGATCATCTTCCTGGCCCCGGTCTACTGGATGATCTCCACCTCATTCAAGACCGAGGCCGACGCCATCTCACTGCCGGTACAGTGGATTCCCAGCCGGCCCACCCTGGACAATTACCGTGAGGTGCTGACCTCGCCGGACGGCAACATCCTGCGCTGGACCGGCAATTCACTGTATGTGGCCCTGGCCTTTACCGTGTTGCACGTCGCGCTGTGTGCGCTGACCGCCTACCCGCTGGCGCGCATGCGTTTCCCGGGGCGCAACGCCTGGTTCTGGTTCATCCTGTCCAGCCTGATGATCCCCGGCATCGTGACCCTGATTCCCACCTACATCATGATGCTCAATTTCAACTGGATCAACTCGTACCACGCGCTGATCTGGCCGGGGCTGAGTGGGGTGTTCGGCGTGTTCCTGCTGCGCCAGTTCTTCATGGGCATTCCGCGCGAGCTGGAGGAGGCTGCGCGGCTCGACGGCGCGAACAGCCTGCAGATCCTGTGGCGAATCATTTTGCCCCTGAGTATTCCCTCTCTGGCGACGCTGGCGGTGTTTGCCTTCATGGGATCGTGGAACAACTTCCTGTGGCCGCTGTTCACCGTCACGGACGTAGACAAGATGACGTTGCCGGTGGGCATCACCACCTTCTCGCAGCGTTACGTGACCGAGTACGGCAAGTTGATGGCCGCCACCACCCTCGCGGCAGTTCCCGCGCTGATCGCCTACCTGCTGGCGCAGCGCTTTCTGGAATCGGGCCTGTCCACCACCGGTCTCAAGGAGTAA